Below is a genomic region from Leptospira venezuelensis.
CCAATGACGAAAACAACCCCAGAGGTTTGCAAAAAAGAATGTTCCGAAAATAAACCATAGATTAGGCCGAAGCCAATTGAACAGAATTCCCGAAATGATAAAGGATAGAAGTAAGAAGAAAAAAGCCTCACGGGAAAAGCCAGGTCTATTATCTTTCCGGACAGCCACAGAAGAAGATTTCCAAAGCAAAGAAAAAATACTAGAGACCAATGGTAGGAATTCCAACAAAACATAAAGAATACGATTCTTTCTAAACAATTCCAATTTCCACTTTGGCCATAACGGATCATCGGGAAGGTTTGTCTTTGCATGATGTTTTAGGTGAGAAAGCCTAAAAGGTTCTCCATAAAAAGGAAGAAAAACGAAAGCGCTTGCAAGATTCAAAATCAATCGATCGTATTTTGAACCGGTTAAATTTCTGTGAGTTCCTTCGTGAACAAGAAGTATCATCCAAGAGTGTAAGAATAAACCACTGATTGGAAGGATCCAAATCCCTCCGGAAATAAACATTTCGTGAAAGTATAAAAGAAATAGATACAGACAAGAAGCCAAGATCCCAGTATAAACCGGAATTCGCCAAAAAGATTTTCGTAATCGGCGATCTAATACTTCTTCGTAACTCATAAAAAATTCCAGCTATTTCAATTATTTTTCAAGAATGCAGAAAGAGTGAAATACTTCATTCACATCTCACAATTAATCATTCTTCCTCTGGTAGAGCCAGAAAAAAGTTATATCTGACTAAGAATTTTCCTTTTTTTGAAGTTATTCGCCTTCGTTAGGCATCTTAAAGAATTTTTAAATAAAGAAAATGAGTAAGAATAACTTTACTTTAGATTATTTATGGTATTGTGACTATTATATTTTCTGGAGGAAATAGATATTTAAAGGAGCCAACTGCATTCACTGCCTTTCCCGATTTGGTCTTTTTTTTTCAATGTCGACAAAGCCTTTCCACCATTCAATAATGCTTGGATCGCATTTTGAAATACAGTGACAGTAAAAGACAATCGTAAAAGAAAGATTCTAAATTTTATTAATAAGGATATATGCAAATATATCCCATTAGAGGTAAAGTCTAACGTAATATTAGTGAATTACATTAAATATCTCTTGCCTAAATTATCTCTCTTCTCTGTATCTGCGCCGTTTGAGATAAGAAGCTCAGAAATATCAGAGAGGCCATCGTAACTATAAGAAATATGTAATGGAGTCACACCTCTTGGATCGGAAACGTTTGGATCAGCTCCATGTTCCAATAAGATCTGTACAGGTTTAATTTTCCCGTTTTCCACAGCTTTATGAATAGGAAAAATCCCATTTCCGTCCGGGAGATTCGGATCCAACCCAGCGTTCAGCAAAGTTTCCAAATAAAACGGATCTTGGATCTCAGATGCACAAAAGCCGAGAAGGCCTTTAGTACATTCTTTTAGTTCTCCTTTATTGGGAATCAGGTCCAAAATTTTTCTGAAACCTTGTCTGTCTCCGTTTTCGATCTTAGAAAATAATTCCTTTCCTCTTTGTATCGTCTTACGATTTTCAACCCAGTTTGTAATCCAATCTAGCATTTAATTCCCCGATCTATATTTAGAAAATAGACTGCCTCCATTCGGATTTTGATCTTACCTTTAGGGAGAATCTAAAAAATCTTGGACCAAAGCAGAGGTCAATTCGGGGTATCGATCCT
It encodes:
- a CDS encoding fatty acid desaturase family protein — encoded protein: MSYEEVLDRRLRKSFWRIPVYTGILASCLYLFLLYFHEMFISGGIWILPISGLFLHSWMILLVHEGTHRNLTGSKYDRLILNLASAFVFLPFYGEPFRLSHLKHHAKTNLPDDPLWPKWKLELFRKNRILYVLLEFLPLVSSIFSLLWKSSSVAVRKDNRPGFSREAFFFLLLSFIISGILFNWLRPNLWFIFGTFFFANLWGCFRHWCEHTGYSEKRESNTFYFPLGFGIGNHEIHHENPNLSWLSLSRGLLKRKKNISIFECFAGICFSKKYIHYAATKENGASLLSSSELK
- a CDS encoding ankyrin repeat domain-containing protein — protein: MLDWITNWVENRKTIQRGKELFSKIENGDRQGFRKILDLIPNKGELKECTKGLLGFCASEIQDPFYLETLLNAGLDPNLPDGNGIFPIHKAVENGKIKPVQILLEHGADPNVSDPRGVTPLHISYSYDGLSDISELLISNGADTEKRDNLGKRYLM